The Bacteroidales bacterium genome includes the window ACTTGTATCGCTTCTACTATTTTTGATTTTTCCTTAATCACAAAATCACATTCCTTTTTTTGATTATGGTAATAAATCTCTTTCCCTTTCCTTTTAAGGTCAAGGAAAACCAGATTTTCCAACAAACGACCCTTGTCCTCTGTATGATGAAAAGCAAGCATTCGAAGCAAACCTAAATCTATAAGGTATCCCTTTTTTGCATTTTGCATTTGTTTCTTCAGGGACACATCATATTTATTAACCATAAAAATCAAATAACTATCTTGTAGAAACGCAATATAATTGCTTATTGTGCTTGCATTTTTTACTCCAACCACCTTTGCCAGACTATTATAAGACATGAGTTTACCGACATTGCTGGAGATATAATAAACCAGTTCCAACAATTCCTTTTCATTTGTAAGATTATTTCGAACCATTACATCCCTATACAACACACTTTCATAGAGCGACTTTAGATATTCCCTATTACCTGACTTTAAATAGTCCGGAAATCCTCCCAATTCAAAGTATGAATTGAACTGTCCCTTTAATAAGGCCTTTTCATTTGTTGACAATAATCCTATTTCCGGATAATCTATATTTCTAAGTCTTAGAAATTCTTTGAAAGAAAAAGGGAATAATTCTCTTCTCACATACCTCCCCGTTAAGTGAGTCCCTAATTCCCGGCTTAACA containing:
- a CDS encoding ATP-binding protein — its product is MNKQILKEVLLDQRTLSLKPDDVLRHQSFVDDSEVVVISGVRRCGKSTLLQEIRSKQNESDYFFNFDDERVLKFTVSDFQIITELFIELFGTQNTYYFDEIQNIEGWERYIRRLRDYGSKVFVTGSNASMLSRELGTHLTGRYVRRELFPFSFKEFLRLRNIDYPEIGLLSTNEKALLKGQFNSYFELGGFPDYLKSGNREYLKSLYESVLYRDVMVRNNLTNEKELLELVYYISSNVGKLMSYNSLAKVVGVKNASTISNYIAFLQDSYLIFMVNKYDVSLKKQMQNAKKGYLIDLGLLRMLAFHHTEDKGRLLENLVFLDLKRKGKEIYYHNQKKECDFVIKEKSKIVEAIQVSWSIEVESTYNREIAGLLDAANTYGLKEGLILTESMERDFEVEGVRIRIKPVWKWMLE